In Bacillus sp. SB49, a single window of DNA contains:
- a CDS encoding acyltransferase, translating into MRKTDRYPVEGGNSLWHIYKTVPFTKVVKNFVIIQVARYTPFLGLKNWLYRTFLRMEVGGQTAFALMVMVDIMFPEKIRVGRNSVIGYNTTILAHEYLIDEYRLGIIDIGDEVLIGANTTILPGVTIGDRAVVSAGTLVHKDVPAGAFVGGNPMQIIYTKDQMEERNNMQGKEETL; encoded by the coding sequence ATGAGGAAGACGGATCGTTATCCGGTGGAAGGCGGCAACTCACTTTGGCACATCTACAAGACCGTTCCGTTCACTAAAGTGGTAAAAAATTTTGTCATTATTCAGGTGGCAAGATACACGCCGTTTCTCGGGTTGAAAAATTGGCTTTATCGGACCTTTTTAAGGATGGAAGTCGGAGGGCAGACGGCATTTGCGCTCATGGTCATGGTGGATATTATGTTTCCGGAGAAGATCCGTGTCGGACGGAATTCGGTTATCGGCTACAATACGACGATTCTTGCTCATGAATATTTAATCGATGAATATCGTTTGGGGATAATTGACATTGGAGATGAAGTCTTGATCGGTGCAAACACGACGATTCTTCCTGGTGTCACAATTGGAGACAGAGCTGTTGTATCGGCAGGGACGCTTGTGCATAAAGACGTTCCTGCCGGAGCCTTTGTCGGTGGTAACCCGATGCAGATCATCTATACGAAAGACCAAATGGAAGAGAGGAACAACATGCAGGGAAAAGAGGAGACGTTATGA
- the ppaX gene encoding pyrophosphatase PpaX: protein MSIRTILFDLDGTLIDTNELIIASFTHTIEQFADRPYSREEILDFIGPPLIESLRKVNPDKVQEMIEVYREHNVENHDKYVKAYEGVVETIQTLKEEGYHLGIVTTKMRHTVQMGLEMTGLAGMFETIITLDDVTNAKPHPEPIVKALDRLGSKASEALMVGDNTHDIEAGQNAGTKTAGVAWTIKGRRVLDELNPDYMLSNMRDLLSITRG, encoded by the coding sequence ATGAGCATACGTACCATTCTCTTTGACTTGGACGGAACGCTGATCGACACGAACGAACTGATCATCGCTTCCTTTACACACACCATTGAGCAATTTGCAGATCGTCCTTACAGCAGGGAGGAAATCCTTGATTTTATCGGTCCGCCTCTTATAGAAAGTCTGAGAAAAGTTAACCCTGATAAAGTACAGGAAATGATTGAAGTTTATCGGGAACACAATGTGGAAAATCATGACAAGTATGTGAAGGCATATGAAGGAGTGGTGGAGACGATTCAGACATTGAAGGAAGAAGGATACCACCTCGGAATCGTCACTACGAAAATGCGTCACACCGTCCAGATGGGGCTGGAAATGACCGGTCTTGCCGGTATGTTCGAAACGATCATCACCCTGGATGATGTCACGAATGCGAAGCCGCATCCGGAACCAATTGTCAAAGCACTCGATCGTTTAGGTTCCAAAGCATCGGAAGCATTGATGGTCGGAGACAACACGCATGATATTGAAGCAGGACAGAACGCCGGCACAAAGACCGCAGGCGTGGCGTGGACAATAAAGGGAAGACGCGTTTTGGATGAGTTAAATCCGGATTACATGCTGTCCAACATGCGCGACCTGCTTTCCATTACAAGGGGTTGA